A window of the Miscanthus floridulus cultivar M001 chromosome 14, ASM1932011v1, whole genome shotgun sequence genome harbors these coding sequences:
- the LOC136504500 gene encoding thioredoxin M-type, chloroplastic-like — MALETCFRAWALHAPAAGSKDRLLVVGSSGSGSGSGSNLVLPSKRAAAAVAALSVGRVATRRPRHVCQSKNAVDEVLVADEKNWDGMVMACETPVLVEFWAPWCGPCRMIAPVIDELAKDYAGKIMCCKVNTDESPNVASTYGIRSIPTVLIFKGGEKKESIIGAVPKSTLTTLIDKYIGSS, encoded by the exons ATGGCCCTGGAGACGTGCTTCAGAGCGTGGGCGCTGCACGCCCCTGCTGCTGGCAGCAAGGACAGGCTCCTCGTCGttggcagcagcggcagcggcagcggcagcggcagtaaCCTGGTGCTGCCGTCGAAGCGGGCCGCCGCCGCGGTCGCGGCGCTGTCCGTCGGCCGCGTCGCCACGCGCCGGCCGCGGCACGTCTGCCAGTCCAAGAACGCCGTGGACGAAG TGCTGGTGGCGGACGAGAAGAACTGGGACGGGATGGTGATGGCGTGCGAGACGCCGGTGCTGGTGGAGTTCTGGGCGCCGTGGTGCGGGCCGTGCCGGATGATCGCGCCGGTGATCGACGAGCTGGCCAAGGACTACGCCGGGAAGATCATGTGCTGCAAGGTGAACACGGACGAGAGCCCCAACGTGGCATCCACCTACGGCATCCGCAGCATCCCCACCGTTCTCATCTTCAAGGGCGGCGAGAAGAAGGAGAGCATCATCGGCGCCGTCCCAAAGTCCACGCTCACCACCCTTATCGACAAGTACATCGGCAGCTCATGA
- the LOC136504801 gene encoding transcriptional corepressor SEUSS-like, whose amino-acid sequence MVPSGQPNPLGGPGQQQVGASLLRTSSSLLGGGAGAGAGGGQPGMGMGMGGGVLPSQSPFSSLVSPRTQYGGGGNGLLAGASSVASMLSRQQSYGNGGTGAMPGTGAGLPIGGMQHRGGLDGVGDLVGTGGPDSMVFSPSGPGSSGNQLGADGLQQQQHLDAPQDSQNQQQQQQQMSLAYNQQHMMPQTRHQQQPQPQPAVKLENGGVLGGVKLEQQMGQPDQSVSTQMLRCSSGGVKLEPQLQALRSLGAVKMEHQSSDPSVFLQQQQQQQQQHMLQLSKQNPQAAATQLSLLQQQQRFLQLQQQQQQQQQQQQQILKNLPLQRNQLQQQQQQQQQQQQQQHQHQQLLRQQSLNMRTGKTPAYEPGTCAKRLTHYMYHQQNRPQDNNIEYWRNFVNEYFAPSAKKRWCVSLYGNGRQTTGVFPQDVWHCEICNRKPGRGFETTVEVLPRLCQIKYASGTLEELLYVDMPRESQNSSGQIVLDYTKAIQESVFEQLRVVREGHLRIVFNQDLKIASWEFCARRHEELIPRRSIIPQVSQLGAVVQKYQSSVQSSASLSSQDLQNNCNSFVTCARQLAKALEVPLVNDLGYTKRYVRCLQIAEVVNCMKDLIDHSRQTGSGPIESLHKFPRRGNSGVSSVQAQQPSEEQKPVPQNSNQSGQNSAPATGMQVSASVNGDATSNNSLKCAPSTSAPSSSSVVGLLQGSVSGRQDHPTSSGNGLYNGGNSASVAKANSTNSMQSNGPASFPSPAPSATNGNMMPAPQHSSQMNSPTMSSNPPPMQTPTSRPQEPEPNDSQSSVQRILQDLMMQSHINGVGPVGSDMRRANIITPGLNGVNSLVGNPMTNNPGINGMGFGAMGGLGQQMRTAMGNNALAMNGRTGMNHSAHDLTQLSHQQQQRDLGNQLLGGLRAANSFNNLQYDWKSAQ is encoded by the exons ATGGTGCCGTCGGGGCAGCCCAACCCGTTGGGCGGCCCGGGCCAGCAGCAGGTGGGCGCGTCGCTGCTCCGGACCAGCTCCAgcctcctcggcggcggcgccggcgccggcgcaggTGGTGGCCAgccggggatggggatggggatgggcgGCGGGGTGCTCCCGTCGCAGTCGCCCTTCTCGTCCCTCGTCTCGCCGCGCACGCAGTATGGCGGCGGCGGGAACGGGTTGCTGGCGGGCGCGTCCAGTGTCGCGTCCATGCTCAGCAGGCAGCAGTCGTATGGGAATGGGGGGACTGGGGCAATGCCAGGCACCGGTGCCGGTCTCCCGATCGGTGGGATGCAGCACAGAGGCGGCCTTGATGGTGTTGGTGATTTGGTTGGCACTGGAGGGCCGGATTCCATGGTGTTCTCGCCCTCTGGCCCTGGTAGTTCGGGCAACCAGCTTGGTGCTGACGgcttacagcagcagcagcatctggATGCACCGCAAGATTCACAGAATCAACAACAGCAGCAACAGCAAATGTCATTGGCATATAATCAGCAGCATATGATGCCACAAACTcggcatcagcagcagccgcagccgcagcctgCGGTGAAGTTGGAGAACGGAGGCGTCCTTGGTGGGGTCAAACTGGAGCAGCAGATGGGGCAGCCTGATCAGAGTGTTTCCACACAGATGCTGCGCTGTTCGAGCGGCGGTGTGAAGCTTGAGCCACAGTTGCAAGCGTTGAGGAGCTTGGGTGCTGTCAAGATGGAGCACCAAAGCTCAGACCCATCTGTGTTCctacagcaacagcaacagcagcagcagcaacatatgtTGCAGCTGTCTAAGCAGAACCCCCAGGCTGCAGCTACTCAGTTGAGCCTCCTACAGCAGCAGCAACGGTTCTTGCAGctgcagcagcaacaacagcaacagcaacagcaacagcagcagatTCTCAAGAACCTGCCTTTGCAGAGAAACCAATTGCAGCAACAgcaacaacagcagcagcagcagcaacaacagcaaCATCAGCACCAGCAGTTGCTTCGTCAACAAAGTCTAAATATGCGAACTGGTAAAACACCTGCTTATGAACCAGGGACCTGTGCAAAGAGATTGACACATTACATGTATCACCAGCAAAACAGGCCACAG GACAATAACATCGAGTACTGGAGAAACTTTGTCAATGAATACTTTGCCCCAAGTGCCAAGAAGAGGTGGTGTGTTTCTCTGTATGGCAATGGTCGTCAAACCACCGGAGTTTTCCCTCAG GATGTTTGGCATTGTGAGATATGCAATAGGAAGCCAGGGCGAGGTTTTG AAACGACGGTTGAGGTCTTGCCACGGTTGTGCCAAATCAAATATGCCAGCGGTACACTTGAGGAGCTTCTGTATGTTGATATGCCAAGAGAGTCCCAGAATTCATCTGGACAGATTGTTTTGGACTATACCAAAGCGATCCAGGAGAGTGTCTTTGAGCAACTGCGAGTAGTTCGTGAGGGGCATCTAAGAATTGTATTCAACCAAGACCTGAAG ATTGCATCGTGGGAGTTCTGTGCCCGGCGTCACGAGGAACTTATTCCTCGGAGATCAATCATACCACAG GTCAGTCAACTTGGTGCTGTGGTGCAAAAGTACCAGTCTTCAGTTCAAAGTTCAGCGTCACTCTCAAGTCAGGACTTGCAAAACAATTGTAACTC GTTTGTCACATGTGCTCGCCAGTTGGCTAAGGCACTGGAAGTGCCATTGGTAAATGATTTAGGATACACGAAAAGATATGTCCGCTGCCTCCAG ATTGCAGAGGTTGTCAATTGTATGAAAGATTTGATCGATCACAGCAGGCAGACTGGATCTGGTCCAATAG AGAGCTTGCATAAATTCCCTAGGAGGGGGAATTCAGGGGTTAGTTCTGTTCAAGCCCAGCAGCCATCTGAGGAGCAGAAACCCGTTCCACAGAATTCTAACCAGAGTGGTCAAAATTCTGCTCCTGCAACTGGAATGCAAGTCTCTGCCTCTGTCAATGGTGATGCTACGTCAAACAATTCACTCAAGTGTGCACCATCTACTTCCGCACCATCTTCTTCATCTGTTGTTGGTCTCCTCCAAGGCTCAGTAAGTGGCAGACAAGACCATCCAACAAGCAGTGGCAATGGTCTGTATAATGGTGGAAACAGTGCTTCAGTTGCTAAGGCCAACTCAACGAACTCCATGCAATCAAATGGACCAGCGTCATTTCCTTCGCCAGCACCCTCAGCAACAAATGGCAATATGATGCCTGCTCCTCAGCACTCAAGCCAAATGAATTCACCAACCATGTCATCAAACCCACCTCCTATGCAAACACCTACAAGTCGACCTCAGGAACCTGAGCCAAATGATTCTCAAAGCTCAGTCCAGAGGATATTGCAAGACTTGATGATGCAATCCCATATTAATGGTGTTGGACCAGTGGGAAGCGATATGAGGAGAGCAAACATAATTACTCCTGGTCTGAACGGTGTCAACTCCTTAGTTGGTAACCCTATGACAAATAACCCTGGAATCAATGGAATGGGATTTGGGGCTATGGGTGGCCTTGGTCAACAAATGAGAACGGCAATGGGAAACAACGCATTGGCAATGAATGGAAGGACCGGGATGAATCACAGTGCGCATGACCTGACACAGTTGAGCCACCAGCAGCAACAGCGAGATTTAGGAAACCAATTGCTCGGGGGCCTTAGAGCAGCAAACAGCTTCAATAACCTTCAATATGACTGGAAGTCGGCTCAGTAG